The Geothrix sp. genome has a window encoding:
- a CDS encoding helix-hairpin-helix domain-containing protein, with the protein MSNPLTTLALALALVLPLSAAPDRAPRAPQRPVNLNTATVTELMQLPRIGQKTAERIVAFRKQHGGFQRPEELMNVKGIGEKSYAKLKPFLALSPAPRPAATKK; encoded by the coding sequence ATGTCCAACCCTCTCACCACCCTGGCCCTGGCACTCGCCCTGGTCCTTCCCCTCTCCGCCGCGCCGGATCGCGCCCCCCGGGCCCCCCAGCGGCCGGTGAACCTCAACACCGCCACGGTGACCGAGCTCATGCAGCTGCCCCGCATCGGGCAGAAGACCGCCGAGCGCATCGTGGCCTTCCGCAAGCAGCACGGTGGCTTCCAGCGGCCCGAGGAGCTGATGAATGTGAAGGGCATCGGCGAGAAGTCCTACGCCAAGCTCAAGCCCTTCCTGGCCCTGTCTCCCGCGCCGCGCCCCGCGGCCACCAAAAAGTAG